A window from Osmia lignaria lignaria isolate PbOS001 chromosome 8, iyOsmLign1, whole genome shotgun sequence encodes these proteins:
- the betaggt-II gene encoding geranylgeranyl transferase type-2 subunit beta, giving the protein MPMSKHDIEVPTSIPDLLLEKHTNFLLSYGTDKDEYIYCMTEHMRMSGMYWGLTALDLMGKLEQTNRNEVLEFIAQCQTESGGIAASLQHDPHILYTLSAVQILCIYDALDTIDIERVIKYVKERQQPDGSFTGDIWGEVDMRFSFCAVATLSLLHRLDAIDVDKAVEFVMKCMNFDGGFGSKPGAESHAGMIYCSIGLLSITGNLHLVDADQLGWWLCERQLSSGGLNGRPEKLPDVCYSWWVLSALTILGRLHWVNKEQLVKFVLACQDAESGGFSDRPGDVADPFHTLFGLTALSLLNTDYPLKKINPTYCMPEYIIQRLQLKPSRLDQIN; this is encoded by the exons CCAATGTCAAAACATGATATTGAAGTTCCAACTTCAATTCCTGATTTGTTATTGGAAAAACATACAAATTTCTTACTTTCTTATGGCACCGATAAAGATGAATAT ATATATTGTATGACAGAACACATGAGAATGTCTGGTATGTACTGGGGTCTAACAGCATTAGATCTTATGGGAAAACTGGAACAAACTAATAGAAATGAGGTGCTTGAATTTATTGCTCAGTGTCAAACAGAAAGTGGAGGTATAGCTGCAAGCTTACAGCATGATCCACACATTCTTTATACTTTAAGTGCAGTACAAATACTTTGTATCTATGATGCTCTGGATACTATTGATATAGAAAGagttataaaatatgtaaaagaaAGGCAACAACCAGATGGAAGTTTTACTGGTGACATATGGGGTGAAGTTGATATGAGGTTTTCTTTCTGTGCTGTAGCAACTTTATCCCTCCTA CATCGATTAGATGCAATAGATGTTGATAAAGCAGTTGAATTTGTAATGAAATGTATGAATTTTGATGGTGGTTTTGGATCAAAACCTGGGGCTGAAAGTCATGCTGGTATGATTTACTGCTCTATAGGACTTCTATCGATAACtg GTAATCTTCATTTAGTAGATGCAGATCAGTTAGGTTGGTGGCTTTGTGAAAGGCAACTTTCATCTGGAGGTTTAAACGGTAGACCGGAAAAGTTACCCGACGTATGCTATTCCTGGTGGGTTCTTTCCGCGCTTACCATTCTTGGACGTCTTCACTGGGTTAATAAAGAACAGTTG GTAAAATTTGTACTGGCATGTCAGGACGCAGAATCAGGAGGATTTAGCGATCGTCCGGGAGATGTTGCCGATCCTTTTCATACTCTCTTTGGTTTAACTGCACTTTCCCTTTTAAATACAGATTATCctctgaaaaaaattaatccaACATACTGCATGCCAGAGTATATCATTCAGAGGCTACAACTGAAACCTTCAAGGCTTGACCAAATTAATTga